Below is a window of Mus caroli chromosome 2, CAROLI_EIJ_v1.1, whole genome shotgun sequence DNA.
ACTCACGAGCTGAATGTCTTTGAACCGGTAGCTTGAAGGTCTTTAAGCTTCAGTGACCAAATGTCTATGATGGACTTCAGACCAGGACAAGCAGCtgagcagacctggcctccaggttctcccagcgtccctcagttcctacctgttacTTAGTGTGGTGGGCACTGAGAAGgataggctgactccatgacaggcttcaagtccaggcctcagaagctgccccgccaactggcctgaggcaaggacaatgggtcagcagcagtttccagacttcctcagctacagTTTCCAGACCTTCCCTGCAAGTTTCCAGCCCCCGAGCCCCAGtaatggaatgtccctagagatggagtaagatgaaggtcacctaccccagaatcCCTTAATGTGTTTTTAATCTGGCCTGCGAGCTCACTTGGCCATCTTTCTTGGTAATGGGGAACCTGagcatgctggacttctacagaataaaacactttttGCAGTTTACATACTAATTGAGTCCTGGGTATCATTCTTTGgagaatcatggacccttacaggaTACTCTCTACCCTGAACTTTGCAATGTAAGGGCTggacttcccctcccccaaaggcttttccctatataatccagatattttggtcatgagctctgtctcttctctcataCACTCTCCCTGCACTTCTTGTCTCTGTGTGGGCTCCACCCCATcttgccccccccaccccacccatgttTTGCTGTCTGCATGGTGATTTTGCTGGGACCGTTCTCTGAGACCAGTGAACCTGCCCAAGAGCTGACCCCAAATGAacctgttttatatttttaattttgtttgaattGGCTTATTTTACCAACAGAAAAACCCCATTACTATAAAACTCAGACCGGTGGGTTTTTAGGGTGGCGAGTGCTGAGACCTCTAGGTAGTTTCAGAcactctgcctgcctcagcctctcaggtgctACGGACTGCTTTGTTCATTATACACTTACTGAGCTTCTGTGAGTCAGGCACTGTGGGAGGCATCTGTAGGTACAGGTCCTTGAGCCTACGGAGCTTACATCAACAAAGTAGACAGGTAGTAAACAATGATATAAGAAGCAGTGTATTGAAAGATGATCAATATCCAGGCACaatggcgcttgcctttaatcccagcgctcaggaggcagaggcaggtggatctctaagttgaggccagcttggtctacagagtgagttccaggacagccagatctacatagtgagactttgtatcaaaattataaaagaagaaggaaagaaaagaaaagagaagagaagagaagagaagagaagagaagagaagagaagagaagagaagagaagagaagagaagaaagaagaaagaagaaaggtgatCAGTGCTATGAAAAAGCAAaaccagggggctggtgagatggctcagtgggtaagagcacccgactgctcttccaaaggtccagagttcaaatcccagcaaccacatggtggctcacaaccatccgtaacgagatctggcgctctcttctggagtgtctgaagtatagctacagtgtacttacatataataaataaataaatcttaaaaaaaaaaaaagagccgggcgtggtggcgcacccctttaatcccagcactcgggaggccagaggcaggcggatttctgagttcgaggccagcctggtctacaaagtgagctccaggacagccagggctatacagagaaaccctgtctcgaaaaaaaaaaaaaaaagaaaagaaaaagcaaaaccaaaacccaaagtatacagagaacagaaaaatggGGTATACGGTTTTTAAATAGGCTGTACACTGATAGGGTGACTTATGAGcagtcttttctattttttgagacagagtcttcctaCGCACGCACCAAACCCTGGTCTTTTTTGAGCAGTCTTGAAGGAGGTCAGGGAACTGACCACTGAGGAGGGGCAGGCTGTGGCTGGAACAGCTAGCCAAACCTGGGAGGCTGGAGCCAGCACTAGTGCTGGAGGCGCAGAGGACTGGTTTGACTGGTAGCAGGGTCAAGGTCACAAAGGAAGGCAAGCACAGTACCAGCAGTGGGATGAAGCCTTGTAAGCTTCAGGGAAACTCTGGGCTTCACCAAGCTACTTAGGAGCAGACCCTGAGCTTGGTGGAGCTTGACCTAAGTGCCTGTCCAGCTCTAGTGTAGAAATTAGAGTCAGGAAGTACGATGTGCATGGGAAAGTGGGCTCCATATACCAGGGAGATGCTGATGCTCTACCCAAGTGGGAGAGAGATGGTGATAGCCTAGATCAGGGAGCTAGCTTGGCCCAGGAcagggctggggacaggatcTGTGTCCAAGGTTGACTTGTGCTGGGTTTGAGGAATGAGCAAAAAAGTGCTCAAGGCTTGACAGAGCAACTGAAACTAGACATCATGGAGGCAGCAGAGCGGCTGCGCTGGCTTTCGTGGAACAGTGGGACAGCCTGGGTGACTGACAGGACGTTCACTCTGTAAGTAACGCAGTTGAAAACACAGGCCTAGGGGTCAGGAGCCAGGTTTGGGAATGACGGCTTTTCCTATCACCCTGGCTTGTGTTGGAGACATGAAACTCTTGTCTGTAAAGCATGGAGAGCGGGCTTGGCTTTACTCATGTCCTGCAGAATGGGTGGTccctctatatgtgtgtgtgtgtgtgtgtgtgtgtgtgtgtgtgtgtgtgcatgtgtgtgtgtgtgtgtatgcatgtgtgtgcatgtgcatgtgtgtgtatgtgtgtgcatgcatgtgtgtgtgtatgcatgtgtgtgaatgtgtgtgtgtacctgcatgtgtgtgtgtttcttgctaGACAGCCCACACTACCCTTGAGTTTGTACAGCTTTCCTGCACTAACTCCTCAGTGGTAAGCTCCCAGGCACCTGCTTCCATGCCAGCTTCTTAGGATCCTGCAAAGGAGTCCCCACTGGCTTCTAACCCCTCCTCTCCACATTCCTCTCAGGGATGAGTCATTGATATCCTTCCCACCCAAgggcagcagggagggagggctaTCCTGGAGCAATGAACCAATAAAGCCGTCAGAAGAAGCCTTGGACATCTGACTTCTTATCTCTGACCATCAGTGATCTGCCTCCATTAATAATCTGACCATTAATAacttccctccaccccccattACAGAGATTCTcgatgtagctctggctgtctttgaactctaagtagaccaggctggcttcaaactcacagagatccacctgcctctttctcctgagaactgggattaaaggcttgaacCACTACTCCTTGtttaatagtctttttttttttcttaaatgattgTCCTAGGGAGCAAATGAGAATAAAGGACTTAAGCACATAGTAGGTCTCAGCTAGGAAccatttctctctcccatcccccacgTTCCAATGATCTccaacagtggctctcaactttcctATGCTGCAGCGACCCTTTTAATACAACTCTTcatgtgtggtgaccccaacgaaaaaattatttttgttactactttgtaattttactattgttatgaatcgtgatgtaaatatctgcgttttctgatggtcttaggaggACCCTagggggtcgcgacccacaggttgagaacttcaAAAGGAAGCCACGCTGGTGGTATGCATCAACTGTTTATTGAAAGGCGAAGCAAGATGGAGGAGGTGAGAAGCAGGGACCTGGAAAGTACAACCAGTGGGGGCACAAAGGTGGTGGGGAGTGCTTGaaccctcttcctcccacccagGAAGCCCCGTGGGCTTGCAAGGGGTTGCCAGAGACAGGATTCGACGCTGTCCTAGAGCGCCCTCTAGTGTCCTACAGGAGGACATGCTTTTGGCTGGACCACCCATAGAAAGAAGGTGCTGGGACCTAAAGGAGTGCACACAGGTTTATTAGTAGGCTCAGGATCAAGTCCAGAGGGCATTACTGTCtagggggtggactttgaggggCAAAAACATTCCACTTTTCCTAATCCGtggaatttatattttttattaccttTCTTTGTGATTGGTGGTTAGGGGTGAGGGTCAGGGGACAACTGTGGGGAGCCAGTtctcctccttccaccttgtAGGTGTGAGAAATAAAACTCAGATCGTCAATCACGCCAGGAAGGCCCTGGGCCTTCCTGGGCCATTTCTGGGTCCTCTCTGGGTCGTTTCACGAGTCTGAAAGAGCAGTTCTTGGTTGAGTTTGCTCTTATCCTGGACAGGGGTGAGATTGGAGCGTGGGACttgatttggggggaggggagagctatAAGGGTCCTAGAGAGATTGGCACTACTGAGAGGAAGAAGTCAGGGTGATGAAAGCAAGGAGTGCCAGGCGGGAAGGGTCTGACTTCTCCAGCCTGCAGACTTACAAGTCCCGCTGGGGCTGGCTGGTCTGCACAGACTGCTGCCCAAAAGGGCTGGGCGGGGTCAAGAACGGCGACTGACTACTGGTCTCATGGAAGGCTGGGGACAGCTTCTCAGGCTCATCCCTGAATACTTCCACGGGGCTGTCAGCTTCAGTGACGAGGGGCTCTGCCTTGATGTCCTGGAACATCCAACCAGAGGCGATCAAGAAGAGGCAGACAGCCAGCATGACCCCGGCTACTCCGCACAGCGTTGCTCCTACCACACGGCAGGTCATGAGGGCTTGATTGTAGTCGGCTACTGGATCCTCCATCGATGAGAACTTACTTTCGTTAACAAGCTCTAGTTTGGGGGGCACTGCATAGCCAGTGGTCAAGGCTGCCACACCcagcaggagaaacagagaggCCACTGCCACGGTGACCTGAGGAGAGGCAGACGGAACGGCAAGGATTCAGGCTCAACTGTGGTCGGGGGTCATAGGATCATGAACTGGGCATCACAGAACATCCCTCTGGGACTTAATAGAGATGGGAGCAGAACCCAGGGTTTTGCACATGGAAGGGGCAAACACTCTACTACAGAGCTACACCTTCAGCCCTTTTTGAATTTTAGTTTGAGGGCAGGTCGTGCTCAGCTACCTGGGatagcctggaactttctatgtagccctcgATGGCCTTGAAAGCTTGCCTCCTAAGTACAGGAATTACAGGCGTGAATCACCATACCCACCCTAGCAATGGTTTCCAAAGCTAACCTTGAGTTCTGTCCATTGTTATCTAggtcctattattattattcttattaagtgtgtatgtgtgtgttgtatgaagGGGAGTGTATATAGTACATATAGTAGCAAGGGGTTAACCTCTGGTGTTTCTCagaaacaggatctctcaccAGGACCTGGAACTGAGtggccagtaagccccagagatcctcctgtctctgtctctcttttcactattgtatttattgattttgAGACATGACCTCTctacgtagctctggctgtcctggaactgctatacagcccaggctgacctccaactcaccaAGTTCCagctgcctcttaagtgctgggattaaaggcatgcacctccataTCCAGCTCTACCTGgcatttttatgtgggtactggggttGAATggagggcaagcactttactgactgagctctATATCCCAGTTCTGTTTGGCACTCCTACTTGGGTACCATCTGACCCCACGATCCTTTTcagcctctgtctctttcctaggttGATGCTCATACATCCTCAAATCTCATCTTGAACCATTCCTCTAAGGCACCTTCCCAGAGACTTCAGCTCAGGCAGGTGCCCTTTCTCTTTACAAAGCCCAGAGCTGAGTGACCCTTCAGTGCAGCCACCTCTGAACAGATTTGGCCATGGATTTTAGTTTTTAGGTGAGTGATGGCTGCCTATTTTACTGGACTGAACACTATGAGAACAAAGACGGGACATGTTTTGACTCACTGGGTGTCTTGTGCTCGGTGCAGTGATAAGTCTAGTTGAACAATGAAATGGACCATACATGAGAGTTCTTTAAGTGGGAGGTTGggggatggctcaggggttaagtgCCTTCCATGGAAACACAAGTATCCgagttttgattcccagcacccatataaaaaaaAGCCAGGTTTGAGTCAGGGCACGGTAGAAAgaacatgactgtaatcccagaggCTGACTGtcttctgtgagttctaggtcagctggAGCTATTTTATACAGTGAAATCTTGCCTTAAAAAGCCAGGCAGCGAgccaggcggtagtggcacacgcctttaatcccagcacttgggaggcagaggcaggcggatttctgagtttgaggccagcctggtctacaaagtgagttccaggacagccagggatatacagagaaaccctgtctctaaaaaccaaaaaaaaaaaaaaaaaaagcagcatatGTCTATAATTCTAGTGCTGCAAGGGTGGAGACCTCCAGAGCTCACTGACTAGGCGAATTtagtgaaagactgtctcaaaaagtaacatgaagaaaaatagtGGAAGACATCACACCTACCTCcccatgtgcagacacacagcacacacaacacCTACCTCTCCAAGTGTATATACACCTGTACActcaaacatgtacacacatttcaaaaaaaaaaagaaaaaaagagaactaacaagatgtctcagtgggtcaAGGCACTTGCTGAGTAAGCCCAACAGCCCGAGTTCGAGCCCGGTCAGCCATGTAAAGGTAGAAGCAATTTCACAGAGTTGCCCTCTAACCCtggcacacatggcacacatgcccatgtacacacatcattcacacacagatacaataataagtaaacaaaaattttaaaagaggccgggcatggtggcacgcacctttagtcccagcacttgggaggcagaggttggtggatctctatgagttcgaggccagcctggtctacagagtgagttccaggacagccagggctacgcagagaaaccctgtcttaggaagaaaaaaaaatgtctggtgACGTTTGTAATCTCAGCTATCAGGAGTCTGAAATAGAATAATGGCCAGTgaaaggccaacctgggctacagagtgagtttaaggctgTCCCAGGCAAATGTTGGAAGTTTGTTTAGGATGTTTCAGTGCAATCcctcaaaacatacacacatctatccccccccacacacacacacgagttagCACCTTGCTTCACCATTAGAGGGGAGCCCCTTGAAAGCAGACAGAGGGACCCTTGGCTTCAGTTTCTCTACGGTATTTAGTGAAGAGGTATACAAAGGGACTACTGACTGACACCTCGGGCTGTTATGAGCATCAGTTGTGTGTTTCTCACATGTCTGTTCTGCCTGCCAATGGTACCCACAGTGGGAAACCACAGTGAGATGTAGGTGAGATGAACTCCACATCCGGCAGCTGTGTTTCCCCTCCAAAGCCATGGTAATTAGCACAGCGTTGGCAAGTGGCCCAAAGAGAGTCAGACTTCTAGGGACAAAATGCTTTCATTCCTTCTcgatttaatttcatttattcacttattaacttattaattaattgatgtatttcaagacagggtctcactcagttgctcaggctggcctacagCACACTATTTCtattccaggctggtcttgaactcgtgATTCCCTCCTCCTCGGCTTTCCAAAGTGTAGACCACAGTTTTACTATGCATCCCGGAAGTCAGTTAATTTCTGGCCTTTTTaggttgatttttctttctaaacagatgtagctcaggctgcctcaAATGTGCTATATAGCCAAATACGACCTTAAAACTCTGGTCCCCCTGTGTCTACTAACTTCCTAGGGCTAGCTAGGATCAAAGTGTCACCACTACACTCAAGTTTATGCCATGCTGGGGATCAGACCCTGGGTCGCTTCATTGATGACCTAGAACTCgcaggaagtagagagagtgACATGACCCTGTagagttgccctctgacctggGATTATCTGAGAAgacttcctggtcagagcactttaggcagaactctctctctctctctctctctctctctctctctctctctgttgtataTACCTGTATATACATATCTGCGTGTccatacaaatgcatacacatgctGGAGATTGCtgtggtgctgctatgtattcaaatgctaaattttgtaccccaagatctggttgctcccAGATGACAGAATTCTCACACATACCACTTTTGTTGCgcaaaccttgctccccaatttaaagccATAGAttaaataaaagtggctacagccaattactggggagaatagaggTGGGTGGGGTTTCAGGGACcatgaggagagaaagaggagagagaaggaggagagagaaggagggagagggagaaagaagagaggaacaaGAGGTCTCCATTAGATGAGATGGGCCAGGAAAACATGGCCAAGTGAACACGCCCCCTGAGGACAGACTGCTGGAACAGAAATAACCCTGGTGAGACTCAAACAGCAGTACCTAGGGAGCATAGCTGGAGAATTAACCAGTCTAGCATACAAAAGAATAGACGAGGGGTAATTTGCCCAGTAATTGTGCTACAACTGATTAAATTAAGTCCTTAGGACTTTGCCACAATTATTGGGTGGGTGAGGACTGGCCTGGTCATATTAATAACTAGTAGTtattattaaataacatttaaaaaccattacacacatgaacacactcacgtgatcatgcttttaaaacatttttcggtgcgtttatttcatgtatatgagtgttttgcttgcagtTACGACTGCAGCACACgcatgcctagtgcctgtggagaccaaggagggcattggattccctgccACTAGAGTTTCGActgcttgtgagtcaccatgtgcatgctgggagttTAATACATAATGatgttttaatcattattttaaagggTCATGAGTCAGCACTGTAGCACCGAGAAGCTGGGCTGTGTGAATTGATAACACAAGGAGCTCGAAGACTTCAGAAGAAGCTGGTAAACTCGTTAGCCCGTGGTTGGATCCACCTTTGCCAGAAGGCATCCAACCTCCGGTCTCTGTTGTCGGAACCTATTCATACTGTACTTTTGGCCCTTGAACATGAAGACTCCTGGCCACCCTAGCATCTCTCTTATAGCCATGATCTGGCCTCAGTCCAATCCCACCTTCTCCCTAAAGCCACAGGTGCCATTCCTTTGTCCTTACCTTCCAACACAGTGAGGGCCAGGGTCGGTTGATATACCGGATGGGGATTCTCTCTGGGTTATAGGGGAGAGTGGTGGTACCCAGCCAGTCATTGTAGAAGAGATTAGGATAGAAGTCAAGCCCATACCATGTACTTTCCTCCACACTGGTGCCATGACTACAGACACAGGGGCGACTGCAGCTCATCACGGATTCCTGTGGGCACAGCAACAGAGGGAGGTCAGTAGAGTTGCCATGGTAGCCCTTTCGCCCCTGAGTGAggtcccctccccactcctctgtCACCTTGCCCTCACAGGCCACCTACCCTTTCAGCATCCTTCC
It encodes the following:
- the Nrsn2 gene encoding neurensin-2 — its product is MSCSRPCVCSHGTSVEESTWYGLDFYPNLFYNDWLGTTTLPYNPERIPIRYINRPWPSLCWKVTVAVASLFLLLGVAALTTGYAVPPKLELVNESKFSSMEDPVADYNQALMTCRVVGATLCGVAGVMLAVCLFLIASGWMFQDIKAEPLVTEADSPVEVFRDEPEKLSPAFHETSSQSPFLTPPSPFGQQSVQTSQPQRDL